From one Perca flavescens isolate YP-PL-M2 chromosome 4, PFLA_1.0, whole genome shotgun sequence genomic stretch:
- the csrp1b gene encoding cysteine and glycine-rich protein 1b, translating into MPFGGGNKCGCCQKTVYFAEEVQCEGKSWHKSCFLCMVCKKNLDSTTVAVHVDEIYCKSCYGKKYGPKGYGFGGGAGTLSMDTGEGLGIKPEEQAPHRPTNNPNASKFAQKTGGSDVCPRCGKTVYAAEKVVGGGNSWHKGCFRCAKCGKGLESTTLADRDGEIFCKGCYAKNFGPKGFGFGQGAGALAHSQ; encoded by the exons ATGCCTTTCGGAGGAGGAAACAAGTGTGGCTGCTGCCAGAAAACCGTCTACTTCGCTGAGGAAGTGCAGTGTGAGGGCAAGAGCTGGCATAAATCCTGTTTTCTGTGCA TGGTCTGTAAGAAGAACTTAGACAGCACAACAGTGGCCGTCCATGTGGATGAGATCTACTGCAAATCATGCTATGGCAAGAAATATGGGCCAAAAGGCTACGGCTTCGGAGGTGGAGCCGGCACTCTGAGTATGGACACAGGAGAAGGACTTGGAATCAAGCCTGAAGA ACAAGCTCCTCATCGCCCTACAAACAACCCCAACGCCTCGAAGTTTGCCCAGAAAACAGGGGGCTCCGATGTGTGTCCTCGATGTGGGAAAACCGTGTACGCAGCCGAGAAGGTTGTCGGAGGAGGCAAT tcCTGGCATAAAGGCTGCTTTCGCTGTGCCAAGTGTGGCAAAGGACTCGAGTCCACCACCCTTGCTGATAGAGACGGGGAGATCTTCTGTAAAG GTTGCTACGCAAAGAACTTTGGTCCCAAGGGGTTTGGCTTTGGTCAGGGTGCAGGAGCTCTGGCTCATTCCCAGTAA